In a genomic window of Sulfurimonas denitrificans DSM 1251:
- a CDS encoding phosphomannomutase/phosphoglucomutase, with amino-acid sequence MSIYREYDIRGIYEQELNEQSVTRIGYALASKIKGEYVAVGYDARDHSPILFEYLVHGLNAGGKKVLDIGMVPTPVNYFCNYNEFDGILASASVMITGSHNPSEYNGFKITIDKAPFFGEDIYALGRECETIKSIPKVKREVTKIDALSRYVDFLVSEFQHLKGMPTRIVYDCGNGVAGIVTERIFSALELHVKGLYVNPDGTFPNHHPDPSDEHNLEDIKKLLATEGDIAFAYDGDADRIAVLTHKNNIKGDMMALLYSLKMDKPTVVGEVKCSQVMYDELEKRGAKAIMYKTGHSNLKVKMQEINADLACEVSGHVFFKNRYFGYDDAIYATLRMLELVHDGIDLDAELAKLPQVFSTEEIKVKTTESEKFKIIDRVKELLKTPPAHFPKIKNIIDVDGVRINFEHGWGLVRASNTTPVLVTRFESTSQAEAKLYEDSMNKLILEAKNSL; translated from the coding sequence GTGAGCATTTACAGAGAGTATGATATTAGAGGAATTTATGAGCAAGAGTTAAATGAGCAGAGCGTTACTCGCATTGGGTACGCTTTAGCTTCAAAAATCAAAGGTGAGTATGTTGCTGTTGGCTACGACGCAAGAGACCACTCTCCTATTCTTTTTGAGTATCTTGTTCACGGGCTTAATGCTGGTGGGAAAAAAGTTTTAGATATAGGAATGGTTCCAACTCCAGTTAACTACTTCTGCAACTACAACGAATTTGATGGCATCTTAGCTTCTGCTTCAGTGATGATTACAGGTTCACACAACCCAAGCGAATATAACGGCTTTAAAATAACAATAGACAAAGCTCCTTTTTTTGGTGAAGATATTTATGCACTAGGACGTGAGTGCGAAACTATTAAAAGCATACCAAAAGTAAAAAGAGAAGTTACAAAAATAGATGCACTATCTCGTTATGTTGATTTTTTAGTTAGCGAGTTTCAACATCTAAAAGGTATGCCGACTCGCATAGTTTATGATTGCGGAAACGGCGTTGCTGGAATTGTTACTGAGAGAATCTTCTCTGCGTTAGAGTTACATGTAAAAGGTCTTTATGTAAATCCAGATGGAACTTTTCCAAACCACCATCCAGACCCTTCAGATGAGCATAACTTAGAGGATATTAAAAAGCTTCTAGCAACTGAGGGCGATATCGCTTTTGCTTATGATGGGGATGCCGACCGCATAGCTGTTTTAACTCATAAAAACAATATTAAGGGCGATATGATGGCTCTTTTGTACTCTTTGAAGATGGATAAACCTACAGTTGTTGGAGAGGTAAAATGTTCTCAAGTTATGTATGATGAGTTAGAGAAGCGAGGTGCAAAAGCTATCATGTACAAAACTGGACACTCAAATTTAAAAGTAAAAATGCAAGAGATAAATGCCGACCTTGCGTGTGAAGTAAGCGGACATGTATTTTTCAAAAATCGCTACTTTGGTTATGATGATGCTATTTATGCAACTCTTCGTATGTTAGAGCTTGTTCATGATGGAATTGACTTAGATGCAGAACTTGCAAAACTTCCTCAAGTTTTCTCAACTGAAGAGATAAAAGTAAAAACCACAGAGAGTGAAAAATTTAAAATCATAGATAGAGTAAAAGAGCTTTTAAAAACTCCTCCAGCACATTTTCCAAAAATTAAAAATATTATAGATGTTGATGGCGTTCGAATAAACTTTGAACATGGATGGGGACTTGTACGTGCTTCAAACACAACTCCTGTGTTGGTAACTCGTTTTGAATCAACTTCACAAGCAGAAGCAAAACTCTATGAAGACTCTATGAACAAGCTTATCTTAGAGGCAAAAAACTCTCT